The genome window GATTATATCGTCAAATTGTGACCTGTTTCGACAACTTTCTTAATTACTATTAGCACCCAAATCAATAACCCGTTATTCTGCAACCACAGGTAACTGTTTAAATTTAAAAAAGATAGTTGGCGAGTCATGGTACTAGGGATAGGTAAAAAAACATCGACTGCTCTGCTAGGTATCGACTTTGGTTCCTCCACCATTAAAGGACTTTTACTTTCTAGATCTTCAAAAGGTTTAAAAGTTGAGTCGGTGGCTGAAGTCGAAACACCGGTAGGCGCATTAGTCGATAACCAAGTTGTTTCTCCGGAAGAGATTACTGAATCTTTACGTGAATTAAGGCGAAAGCTGCCCTCACGTAACCGTCAGGTAGCGACCGCAGTCGCAGGTAGCCATGTAATTACAAAAGTAATCTACATGGACAGTAGTTTGTCAGAATTAGAATTAGAGACTCAAGTTGAACTTGAAGCTGAAAATTCGATTCCATTTCCTATTGATGAAATTAGTCTTGATTTTGAAGTGTTAGGGATTAACGAAAGTGAGCCTAACCGTAACAATGTATTGCTGAGTGCTGCGCGCACTGAAGCAGTTAGCATTCGTGCAGAAGTATTAGCAAACGCAGATTTTGAGCCTAAGATTGTTGACGTTGAGTCGCATGCACTTGGGCGCGCTTGGAACTTCGTGTTGAATCAACAAGACGAAGAACTTGATGAAAACAAAATCATAGGTTTGGTTGATATTGGTGAAACCACCTTAAACTTCGCGATTTTAGATAAAGGCGAAGTGGTATATAACCGAGCGCAAAACTTTGGTGGAGCGCAATATACCCAGCAAATTGCTAGCTTCTATAGTTTGAGTATTGAAGAAGCCAAAGAGATGAAGGTGAGCGGTCGCTTACCTGAAAACTACGAAATAGACGTATTTGCCCAGTTTGTAAGTGGTGTTATCCAAAACGTACGTCGACAGGTTTCCTTGTTCCTAAGCTCAAGCGGTTATAAGTCGTTAGATGCGATTGCCGTAAGCGGCGGTAGTGCTTTGTCAGATGAGCTGGTTTTTCAAATGCAGACTGACTTAGAAATGCCGGTGATAAAGGCGCAGCCGTTTAATGAGTGCTTATTCGACCGTTCTATAGACCGAGAGCAGCTTCGCCAGGAAGGCGGAAAATATATGGTTGCCCTTGGCTTGGCCTTAAGGAGTTTTGATAATGTCTAACATTAACTTACTTCCTTGGCGTGAAGAGGTCAAAACCAAACAAAAACGTGATTTTTGGATGGCCTTAGCCTCTTCTGCTGGTCTCACAGTGTTAGCGCTATTACTGGTGCAAAATTACTACACTGGCTTACAAGATAAACAAACCGCTCGTAATCAGTTCTTAGAAAAAGAAATCGCTATTTTGGATCATCAAATTGGCGAAATCCGAAAAATTAAAGAGCAGAAGAAAAGCCTCAAAGAACGTATCGCTCTTATTCAAACGCTTCAAGAAAGTCGAAACATTCCAACAAGAATTTTCAATAACTTACCGTTGATTGCTCCTACTGGTGTTTACCTAGACAGTTTAGCCTTTAGAGACTCAGCAATTAACTTAGATGGTAAGAGCGAAGCTAACTACCGCGTAGCAAGCCTAATGCGTAACATTGAGCAACGTGTGTGGCTAGGAACGCCAAGCATTCGCTCTATTGTTGCCTTACCGGGTAAGCAAGCGGATATGGAGTTGAGTAAATTCCAACTAAACTTCGCGGTTAATCTAGGCCTTCCTAGCGATAAAAAGGAGGCTAAGTAATGGATTTACAAGAGCTTAACGAACTCGACTTAGAGAGCATTGGCACTTGGCCAAAACTCGCTAAAATCGTTTTTGTGGTTGTAGTTTGTGGCCTAATTACGGCTGGTTATTATTACTACCAAATCGCCGATGAGAAAACCAAGCTGGTTCAGCTTGAAGCGAAAGAGCAAGAGTTGCGACAAAAGTTTGAAGTTAAAGCTGCTCTAGCTGGCAATTTACCAGAGTACCAAAAGCAAGTAGAAGAAATGAAACAGGCTTTTGCTTCTTTGCTAAAACAGCTTCCAGAAAAACATGAAATCCCCGGCCTGCTAGACGAGCTTAGCTTTATCGGTATTGATAATGGCCTAGAGTTCCGCCGTATTAACTGGGAGCCGGAAGTTGAGCATGAGTTTTCTACAGAACTACCAATCAAATTGGAAGTGAGTGGTAGCTATCATCAGCTTGGTGCCTTTGTTAGTGCTGTTGCAGCCTTACCACGGATTGTGATTTTGGATAACATCACCATGAAAAAACAAGGTGATGGCGGGACATTAAGTATGGCGATGTTAGCCAAGACCTACCGCTATAAAGAAAAACCGGCGGCGAAGGGGAAATGATGAGAGCACTAGCAATTGGATTAACCCTGCTTGCATTGTTTGGCTGTGAAGGTTCTAAAGATGATCTGCAGCAATACGTAATGGAAGTGAAGGCGCGTAAAGTTCCGGTTAAAGAAGATGTACCTGAAATTAAGCCTTTTGAACACCTTGCTTATCAGGCCAGTGAACGGAGAAATCCTTTTACTAGCCCAGCTCCAGAAGCTGCCGATACCGCATTGAGCACCGAGAAAGAGTGTTCTATAGCACCTAACGCAGAACGAACTAAGCAAGCTTTAGAAGAGTTTTCGCTATCTAGTTTGACCATGCGTGGTGTGTTAGGTGACGGGCCGAGCTTATGGGCGCTGATTGAAGCCCCTGGTGGTGAGCTGTATCGCGTTAAGGAAGGCTACTACTTAGGTTTACACCACGGTGTAATCTCTAAAGTAAGTGACCAAGGTTTAGATATTCAAGAAGTTGTTTCAGACGGCGAAGGCTGCTGGAACGAAAGAACTACTCAGCTTTCGCTCTCGAAAGCTGATCAATAGGGAAATAGGCATGAAGGGAAAGATGCTGCAAGGAGTATACAAAAGCGGCTTGGTGTTGGCTGGTGTGTTTTGTTGCATAACGCAGGCTTGGGCAAATGCTCAACTTATTCAGTTAAATACCAACCCGATGGTTAAAGGCGCAGTGGAAATCGAACTTCTGTTTGATGGACCCATTGAAAACGTCAGTGACCATCTCGAGTACTCTCCAAACCAACTCGTCATTGATGTGGCCAACGCAAGTTCGGCACTGAAAATTAACCCATTACCAATTGATGGCGGCGGTGTTAAACAAGTTCAGAGTTTGCAAACCGAGTCTGGCTTACAATTGGTACTTGCGCTTGAGCGCTTGGTTCCATACCAAGTAAGCAAAGAGTCGCAACGCGTTCTAGTCAAACTAGGTGCTTTACCTGTAGCTGCTGCGGCGGCACAAAGTACTGTAGATGATGCATTCGAGAATGCCAGCCGTATAGAGCATGCCACCATTAATACCGTGCAAGGCATTGACTTTAGGCGTGGTAAAGGCGGATCCGGCCAGATTATGGTAGATCTTAATAACAGCTCAATTGCCGCTGATATTAAACGCCGCGACAACAGCCTGATTGTTGATTTTTACAATACAGATATTGCTGAAGAAAACGTTTATGTCATGGATGTAAACGACTTTGCTACTCCAGTAGAGAGTGTTGAAGTATTTAGACACGATGCAAAAGTGCAGTTGAAAATTGCTATAGATGGCGAGTTTGATTACCGCTACGACCAATCGGGTGAATTGTTCTTAGTTGAAGTTAAAAAGCTTGAAGCAGAAGAAGGCACTAAAGTTGAGTATCAAGGAAAACCGATTTCCCTGAACTTCCAAGATATTCCAGTGCGCACAGTCCTGCAGTTGATTGCTGATTTTAACAAGCTGAATTTGGTGACTACCGATTCAGTGCGCGGCAACATTACTTTGCGAATGGATGATGTGCCTTGGGAGCAAGCGCTAGATATTATTCTTAAAGTTAAAGGCTTGGATAAGCGTTTAGATAACAACGTGCTGTTAATTGCCCCTGCTGCAGAGCTAGCAGAGCAAGAGCGACAGCAATTAGAAAGTGCCCAGCAAGTGGCTGATTTAGCACCTCTTTACTCTGAATATATTGAAGTAAATTACGCTAAAGCTGCAGATTTATCTGCACTGCTTAAGAGTGAGCAAACTTCTATGTTGTCTGAACGAGGTTCTGTAGCGGTTGATGAACGTACCAATACTTTGCTTATTAAAGATACTGAAGAGTCTTTAAATAACATTAAGATCATGGTTAAGAAGCTCGATATTGCTGTTAAGCAAGTTGTTATCGAAGCGCGCATGGTTACAGTAACCGATGATGTTAGCGAAGAGCTAGGTATTCGTTGGGGCGTAACTAATTCAGGTTCTGTGGGCAGTAGTACTGGTATTACATCGGGTACTCTAGAGGGAGCAGATGATGTTCTTGCTGGCAATATTCCTGATTTAGATGATCGCTTAAACGTTAATTTACCAGTTGCAGACCCTGCAGGTTCGATTGCTTTCCAAGTGGCAAAATTGGCTAATGGTCAGATTCTTGATTTAGAGCTATCAGCGTTAGAACAAGAGAACAAAGGTGAAGTGATAGCCAGTCCGCGTATCACAACGGCTAATCAAAAGGCTGCTTACATTGAGCAAGGTCGTGAGATCCCTTATGTAGAAAATGCTTCAAGTGGTGCTACTTCGGTTACCTTCAAAAAAGCCGTGTTAAGCTTACGTGTAACCCCACAAATTACCCCAGATGGTAACGTGATTCTTGATTTAGTTATTACCCAAGACTCGGAAGGTGAAGCGGTGCTTACACCAACAGGGCCAGCGGTGGCGATTAACAAACAAGAAATTGGTACTCAGGTATTAGTTAAAAACGGCGAAACTATTGTGCTTGGCGGTATTTACCAACAGCAAAATGTTGACCGTGTGAAGAAAGTGCCAATTTTGGGTGACGTACCTGGCTTGGGCTACTTCTTTAGAACAACCTCAGAAAGTGTTAAAAAGAACGAGTTGTTAATCTTTGTAACTCCTCGAATCTTGCTAGACGCACTATAAACGCCCACCTCTTATCACTCCTATATCGAGTCATTCGGTATAGGAGTGATTTTGCTGTTGCCAAACTCCCGCTCAAACGAGATAATCGCGCCCTGATCTTTTTACTAAGGTTGGTACATCAGGTGCCCGCATTGCGGGGAGAAAATAGACAAAGACAAATTTGAAGAAGCATGGCTGAGAAACGAAATATCTTCCTTGTAGGACCAATGGGTGCTGGGAAAAGCACAATTGGTCGTCATTTAGCACAGCAGTTACATTTGCAATTTTACGATACAGATCAAGAGATTGAACGCCGCACTGGTGCCGATATCGCTTGGGTATTTGACGTAGAAGGTGAAGCCGGATTTAGAGTTCGTGAAGAGGGTGTTATTGATGACCTTTCACAACTGCAAGGCATTGTATTAGCAACGGGTGGTGGCTCTGTAATTAGTAAAGAGAACCGAAATCACCTTTCTGCTCGCGGTATTGTTGTGTACCTTGAAACCACAATCGACAAACAGTTTGCTCGAACGCAACGCGATAAACGTCGCCCATTGCTACAAACTGATGAGCCTCGCGAAGTACTTGAAAACTTGGCCGAAGAGCGCAATCCAATGTACTCAGATGTTGCTGATTACACAGTGAAAACTGACGATCAAAGCGCAAAAGCAGTGGCTAACCAAATCATCGAATTACTAGGATTCTAAAATAACAATGGAATGTTTGACCGTTGCTCTAGGCGAGCGCAGCTACCCAATTAGTATTGGCCAAGGTTTATTAAACCAAGTTGATTTATTTAGTTCAGCGATTACCAGTAAAAAGGTAATGGTAGTAACAAATACTAAGGTTGCACCGCTTTATTTGGAGCAATTGTTGGCTTGTTTAAGTCAGTACCAAGTGGATGTAGTGACGCTGCCAGATGGTGAGCAATACAAAAACTTGGATACCTTAAACCAAATATTTTCAGAGTTATTAGCCCAGCAACATAGCCGTGATACTACTATTGTAGCGCTGGGCGGTGGCGTTATTGGTGACATGGCCGGCTTTGCGGCTGCCTGTTATCAACGCGCAGTACCCTTTGTACAAGTGCCTACCACCTTGTTATCACAGGTTGATTCATCAGTGGGCGGTAAAACAGCAGTTAATCATCCTTTAGGCAAGAATATGATAGGCGCGTTCTATCAGCCAAAAGCGGTGGTAATTGATATTAATTGCTTAGCCACATTGGACAAGCGAGAGCTCGCTGCTGGCATGGCAGAAGTGATTAAGTATGGCATTATCTACGATGCTGAGTTCTTCGCATGGTTAGAAACTCACCTTGATAAACTTATGGCGCTCGACCCAGAGTTAATGACACGAGCTATAGCCCGTTGTTGTGAAATTAAGGCTGAAGTGGTGGCTAAAGACGAAACCGAACAGGGTATTCGCGCTTTACTAAACCTTGGTCATACTTTTGGTCATGCTATTGAAGCCGAGCAAGGTTACGGCGTTTGGTTACATGGTGAAGCCGTAGGCGCTGGTATGGTTATGGCTGCTGAAACAGCTGAACTAGCAGGTATGATTAATCAAGCTGAAGTAACGCGTATGCGCACTTTGATTGAACGTGCTGGCTTACCCGTTCTGCCACCACAAGGTATGGGTTTAGCCGAGTTTATTCCGCATATGATGCGTGATAAGAAAGTATTGGATGGAAAACTCCGTTTAGTTCTACCTAGCTCTATTGGTACAGCAGAAGTAGTTGATACAATTACTGAAAGTGATATAAAAACAGTTATCAATCGATTTCAATAAGGCAAATTTGAATGGTGGAAGTGCGGCGTGATGCCGAGTTTGCACAATTGCAAAGTCAATTGCGCTTACGCGATAGGCTTATCACTCAAATTCGCTTTAGCGCAAAGCTGATTTGCGTGAACGGAGAGGCTGGGTCTGGCAAGTCGTCTATGGCCAACTCGCTTCTTGAAAGTGCCCCTTTTGCTAATCACGCCTTGGTAAGTGCAGCCAGTGAGCAAGATGGTCGTTTACGTCGAGACTTGTTGCAGCAATTATTGAAAGACCCTCTGTTTAATCAAGACGATCCACTGTTCGACAGTTTTCAACGCAACGTAAAAGAAACCTCTGCTCCACTCATCATCATCATCGATGCAGCCCATAACGTTAGCGTCGACTTGCTAAATGAGTTGGTGGAGTTCTATCAGCATTACAATCAGCTATATCAGCATGATCTATCGTTAATCCTGTTTGCTGAATCAAGCAGTAGTTTTAATGCGCAATTGGATGCGCTAAGCAATCAAGTTCTCTATTTTGATGTCCCCCCATTAAATAGTACTGAATCCTTCGAGTTAGCTTCATTACTATTTAACCGTGCTGAGTACGTGGCGGAATTTGAGAACCAACAAGCAATTGAGCAACACATCGCCTCGGCGAAAGGAAATCCTCGTTTAATTTATCAATTTGTCGATCAAATCGTTACCGGAGATATTCCCATGGCGGAAGCAAGTGCACCAAATCGAAGTAAGTTATACATAGTTATTGCAGTGGTGTTATGTGCAGCGGTAGCTGGTTTATTAGTGCAAGTTATCAACGACTGGGGCGGCAATGACCAAGGTGATGACAGCCGTATTGCTTTAGCTTTAATGGAAGAGCCTACCTTAGCTAACGGTAGTTCTCCAAGCCAAAGCGCCGCTAATGCATCACAACAAAATAGTCCAGATTTTGCGGCTTCAAGTAGCGAAGCAGAAACAGCAGAACTGCCGTCGCAAGATTTACCCAAAGAACTAGATATAGCCACTCAAAGCTCTGAGTCAGAATTGCGCGTAGTGGTTGAGGATGACGTAGTTAATAAGCTACTGGCGGAACAAAGCCAGCCGGCGGAAGACACTGAACTGGTCGCACAAATTCAAGACAGCGGTAATTTGCTGGCCGAGCCGGAAGCTGAACTTAGCGCTGATAAAGCGCCAAAAGAAATTAGCCAAGAAGAAGTGCCAATTAAAGTTACCAACGTTAAAGCACTGTTGGATGCTAAGCCAAGCAAGCGTTATACCTTACAGTTAATGGCTTTAAATAATCGTGAAAAAGCCCAGCAGTTTGTGTCGGCTCGTCAATGGGCGCATGATGTGTGGGTATATCGTTCAAGCGCAAACCCTAATGTTCCTTATAAAATCATTTATGGTGACTTCGCCACACGCGAAGAAGCTCAAGCCGCTCGTAATAGTTTAAAACAGCAAAATCTTGATTCTTTGATTAAGCAATTTAAACAGGTTCAGTTTGAATTGACTCAATAGTAATGAAGAAAACACGTGCTTTTTTAAAATGGGCTGGTGGTAAATACGGCTTAATTGAAGACATCCAGCAACAATTACCCGAGGGTGATTTGTTGGTGGAGCCTTTTGTGGGTGCGGCTTCGGTATTTTTGAATACCGACTACCCGCGTTACTTGTTGAGCGACATTAATCCCGATTTGATCAACATGTATCAACTATTGCAGCAACGCCCGCAGCAATTCATTGATGATGCCAAGCACTACTTCACTCAAGAGTGTAATCAAAGCGAATATTACTACCAGGTGCGTAAACGCTTTAATGCCACCAAAGACAGCTACCAGCGCTCATTGATGTTTTTGTATATGAATCGTCATGGCTACAACGGCTTATGTCGCTATAACCGCGGTGGTGGCTTTAATGTGCCTTTTGGCTCCTACAAGCGCCCTTATTTTCCAGAACAAGAGCTAGAGTTTTTTGCAGAAAAGTCGCATAAGGCCGAGTTTCGTTGTTGTAGTTACGTGGAAACCTTTGCTGAGGTGAAGGCGGGTGACATTGTATATTGTGATCCACCTTATGCTCCGCTTAGTCCTACGGCTAGTTTTACTAACTATGCGAGTAAAGGTTTTAATCGAAGTGATCAAGAGCGCTTGGGGGATTTGGCGATAGAAGCTCAGCAACGGGGCGCTTCGGTATTAATTAGTAACCACGACTTACCGCTTACTCGAAGTATTTATCAGCATAGTGAGTTGAGCAAACTAAGTGTGCGCAGAACTATTAGCCGTAAAGGTCAACAGCGAATGAAAGTTGCCGAGCTACTGGCTTACTATCAGGCCAATTAAACGCTCTTAGGTAATCACCGACACCAGCGCTGCAACCGCTAATACAAACAAGGTCACCATAATGATGCCAACAAGGATGAACTTCCACGCTTTGCCTTGGCTAAAGTCGTGTTGGCGTTGTTTGTCAGATTGAACACCAAACAATGCACCAAGAACACTTTTCAACACAGACATGATATTTCTGCCATTTATTGCCCCTTTTGCTGAATAAGTTCAGCATGACATAAAAACAATCTTTGTACAGAGATTGGATCACAACACAAGCTGCGCTAAAATTGCGCACTTTCAAATCCAATGGTTACCCCAATGAGCAAACCTTTTTTAATTGCCCCTTCAATTTTAGCCGCAGATTTTGCCCGTTTGGGTGAAGAAGTCGATAACGTACTTGCTGCTGGTGCAGATGTGGTTCACTTCGATGTTATGGACAATCACTACGTGCCTAATCTAACCGTTGGTCCAATGGTGTGTAAGGCACTACGTGATTACGGAATTACTGCGCCAATTGACGTTCATTTAATGGTTAAGCCTGTGGATGCCATTATTCCTGAGTTCGCTAAAGCGGGTGCAAGCATGATTACTTTCCATGCTGAAGCCTCAGAACACATTGATCGCAGTTTGCAGTTGATCAAAGAGCAAGGCTGTAAAGCCGGCTTGGTGTTAAACCCGGCTACTCCTCTACATTGCCTTGACTACGTAATGGATAAACTCGACATGATTTTGCTGATGTCGGTTAACCCAGGTTTTGGTGGTCAAAAATTCATTCCAAATACCTTAGACAAATTACGCGCAGTGCGTAAAAAGATTGATGAGAGTGGCTATGACATCCGCTTAGAGATCGACGGTGGGGTAACCCCAGATAATATTGCAGAAGTAGCCCAAGCGGGTGCAGATATGTTTGTGGCGGGTTCTGCCATCTTCAATCAACCCGACTACAAAGCGGTAATCGATAAAATGCGCGCCGAACTGGCAAAAGTTGCTAATTAAGGTTAAACAAATGAGCCAATTACAAGCGGTGAAGCTAATTGCTTTTGATTTAGACGGTACCTTGGTAGACAGTGCACCAGATTTAGCCTTGGCTATTAATGACATGCTGATGGATTTAGGACGTGAGCCATTTCCAGAACAAACCGTTCGCCACTGGGTAGGTAATGGTGCTGAAGTGTTAATTAAACGCGCTTTGTCTGGTTCGGATACTATCGCCAGCGATATTGAAGAGAGCCTGTACTTACAAGCGAAAGATTTGTTTGTTCAGCATTATTCAGAAAAACTGTGTGTCGCCAGTAAGCTGTATGATGGAGTAGCAGAGAGTTTAGAAGAGCTTTCTAAACTTAATATGCCAATGGCGATTGTAACCAATAAACCTGGCGTGTTTACCCAGCCGCTATTGGAAGCTTTAAATTTGGCGCAATACTTCGACGTCGTATTGTCAGGTGATTCGCTGCCACGTAAAAAGCCCGATCCGCTGCCACTGCAGCACTTAATTGAGCATTGCCAAGTTGAAATGGCAGATCTATTGATGGTGGGTGACTCAAAAAATGATATTCAAGCTGCAAAAGCGGCGGGATGTCGCTCGCTAGGCTTGACCTATGGTTACAACTACGGTGAAGATATCGCACTTAGTGGCCCCGATTTTGTGGCAGACAGCCTAGTAACACTGGTTGAGCTAATTAAAGGCTCGGTTACAGCTTAAGCCCATAGTAATAGTTTTTATAGGAAGAACATGAGTAAACCGATTGTATTAAGTGGCATTCAGCCTTCTGGTTCATTAACCATTGGTAACTATATTGGGGCGATTAACCAGTGGATCGATATGCAAAATGACTACGATTGTTATTTTATGCTGGTTGATCTTCACGCCATTACGGTTCGACAGCAGCCTGAAGAGTTTAAAAAGCTCGTATTAGATGGTTTAGCAACTTACTTAGCCTGCGGTTTAGATCCAGATAAAAGCACCATTTTTATTCAGTCGCAAGTACCAGAGCATGCTCAGTTAGCTTGGGTTCTCAACTGTTATACTCAAATGGGCGAGCTGAATCGCATGACTCAGTTTAAAGATAAATCTGCTACCCATGCCAATAACATTAATGCTGGATTGTTTACCTACCCAGCGTTGATGGCTGCCGATATCTTGTTGTATCAGGCAAATGCGGTACCGGTTGGAGATGACCAAAAACAACATCTTGAGTTGACCCGAGATGTGGCTAATCGCTTTAATGCCATTTATGGCGATATATTTCAGGTTCCAGAGCCGTATATTCCTGAGTTTGGCGCGCGGGTGATGTCTCTTCAAGAGCCAACTAAGAAGATGTCTAAGTCTGATGCTAACCCTAAAGCTTTCATCTTACTGAATGATACGCCAAAGCAAATCGCTAAGAAGATTAAAGCTTCGGTGACTGACTCTGATGAGCAGGCGCGTATCTACTTTGATCGTAACGAAAAGCCAGGTGTATCTAACTTACTTACTTTGCAATCGGTGGCAACCGGTAAGTCAATTGATGACTTAGTCGCTAGTTATGAAGGTAAAATGTACGGCCATCTGAAGGTTGATACTGCAGATGCCGTAGTTGCGATGATGGAGCCTATTCAGGCGCGTTATAAGGCCTTGCGTGAAGATGAGTCTGCTTTGCAAGCGGTTATGGCTAAAGGTGCTGCTCGTGCCAGTGAGAAGGCCAGTAAAACCCTTCGTGCCGTTTATGATGCGGTAGGCTTTATTAGTCCAAACTAATAGTAGGTTAAGTACCTAATAAGCCCAGCCAATTGCTGGGCTTTTTTATGTCTAGTAGCCTAGCCAAGTGCTTGCTAGTATCTAGTTATATATCAATGTGTTGATAATTGGCTCTGTGAGGAATAGATGGATCTTGAACGTAAAACCTTAGTTGTATCGGCAATTATTGCCTTGCTGCTGGCTATTTGGGGCATTGCCATGGGCGTTTACACAGAGTCTGGCGCAATTATGCTAGATGGTGTGTTCAATCTATTGTCCTCAATTATGGCGTTCACTGGTATTCGCATCGCTTATCTAACCAGCCAAAACTATAACGAGCGCTTTCCCATGGGCTATTTTGCCTTCGAGCCCTTAATGGTGATGGTAAAAGGCATTTCTATTTTAGTATTGGTGGCCTTTGCTTTGTCTGCCAATTTACAAACCATGCTGGCGGGCGGACGCGAGCCACAAATAGGCATGATGTTAGTCTATGTTGTAC of Agarivorans sp. Alg241-V36 contains these proteins:
- the pilQ gene encoding type IV pilus secretin PilQ family protein; translation: MKGKMLQGVYKSGLVLAGVFCCITQAWANAQLIQLNTNPMVKGAVEIELLFDGPIENVSDHLEYSPNQLVIDVANASSALKINPLPIDGGGVKQVQSLQTESGLQLVLALERLVPYQVSKESQRVLVKLGALPVAAAAAQSTVDDAFENASRIEHATINTVQGIDFRRGKGGSGQIMVDLNNSSIAADIKRRDNSLIVDFYNTDIAEENVYVMDVNDFATPVESVEVFRHDAKVQLKIAIDGEFDYRYDQSGELFLVEVKKLEAEEGTKVEYQGKPISLNFQDIPVRTVLQLIADFNKLNLVTTDSVRGNITLRMDDVPWEQALDIILKVKGLDKRLDNNVLLIAPAAELAEQERQQLESAQQVADLAPLYSEYIEVNYAKAADLSALLKSEQTSMLSERGSVAVDERTNTLLIKDTEESLNNIKIMVKKLDIAVKQVVIEARMVTVTDDVSEELGIRWGVTNSGSVGSSTGITSGTLEGADDVLAGNIPDLDDRLNVNLPVADPAGSIAFQVAKLANGQILDLELSALEQENKGEVIASPRITTANQKAAYIEQGREIPYVENASSGATSVTFKKAVLSLRVTPQITPDGNVILDLVITQDSEGEAVLTPTGPAVAINKQEIGTQVLVKNGETIVLGGIYQQQNVDRVKKVPILGDVPGLGYFFRTTSESVKKNELLIFVTPRILLDAL
- a CDS encoding DUF2970 domain-containing protein gives rise to the protein MSVLKSVLGALFGVQSDKQRQHDFSQGKAWKFILVGIIMVTLFVLAVAALVSVIT
- the aroB gene encoding 3-dehydroquinate synthase, whose product is MECLTVALGERSYPISIGQGLLNQVDLFSSAITSKKVMVVTNTKVAPLYLEQLLACLSQYQVDVVTLPDGEQYKNLDTLNQIFSELLAQQHSRDTTIVALGGGVIGDMAGFAAACYQRAVPFVQVPTTLLSQVDSSVGGKTAVNHPLGKNMIGAFYQPKAVVIDINCLATLDKRELAAGMAEVIKYGIIYDAEFFAWLETHLDKLMALDPELMTRAIARCCEIKAEVVAKDETEQGIRALLNLGHTFGHAIEAEQGYGVWLHGEAVGAGMVMAAETAELAGMINQAEVTRMRTLIERAGLPVLPPQGMGLAEFIPHMMRDKKVLDGKLRLVLPSSIGTAEVVDTITESDIKTVINRFQ
- the pilM gene encoding type IV pilus assembly protein PilM codes for the protein MVLGIGKKTSTALLGIDFGSSTIKGLLLSRSSKGLKVESVAEVETPVGALVDNQVVSPEEITESLRELRRKLPSRNRQVATAVAGSHVITKVIYMDSSLSELELETQVELEAENSIPFPIDEISLDFEVLGINESEPNRNNVLLSAARTEAVSIRAEVLANADFEPKIVDVESHALGRAWNFVLNQQDEELDENKIIGLVDIGETTLNFAILDKGEVVYNRAQNFGGAQYTQQIASFYSLSIEEAKEMKVSGRLPENYEIDVFAQFVSGVIQNVRRQVSLFLSSSGYKSLDAIAVSGGSALSDELVFQMQTDLEMPVIKAQPFNECLFDRSIDREQLRQEGGKYMVALGLALRSFDNV
- a CDS encoding pilus assembly protein PilP yields the protein MRALAIGLTLLALFGCEGSKDDLQQYVMEVKARKVPVKEDVPEIKPFEHLAYQASERRNPFTSPAPEAADTALSTEKECSIAPNAERTKQALEEFSLSSLTMRGVLGDGPSLWALIEAPGGELYRVKEGYYLGLHHGVISKVSDQGLDIQEVVSDGEGCWNERTTQLSLSKADQ
- a CDS encoding Dam family site-specific DNA-(adenine-N6)-methyltransferase, which gives rise to MKKTRAFLKWAGGKYGLIEDIQQQLPEGDLLVEPFVGAASVFLNTDYPRYLLSDINPDLINMYQLLQQRPQQFIDDAKHYFTQECNQSEYYYQVRKRFNATKDSYQRSLMFLYMNRHGYNGLCRYNRGGGFNVPFGSYKRPYFPEQELEFFAEKSHKAEFRCCSYVETFAEVKAGDIVYCDPPYAPLSPTASFTNYASKGFNRSDQERLGDLAIEAQQRGASVLISNHDLPLTRSIYQHSELSKLSVRRTISRKGQQRMKVAELLAYYQAN
- the aroK gene encoding shikimate kinase AroK, with the translated sequence MAEKRNIFLVGPMGAGKSTIGRHLAQQLHLQFYDTDQEIERRTGADIAWVFDVEGEAGFRVREEGVIDDLSQLQGIVLATGGGSVISKENRNHLSARGIVVYLETTIDKQFARTQRDKRRPLLQTDEPREVLENLAEERNPMYSDVADYTVKTDDQSAKAVANQIIELLGF
- a CDS encoding type 4a pilus biogenesis protein PilO, coding for MDLQELNELDLESIGTWPKLAKIVFVVVVCGLITAGYYYYQIADEKTKLVQLEAKEQELRQKFEVKAALAGNLPEYQKQVEEMKQAFASLLKQLPEKHEIPGLLDELSFIGIDNGLEFRRINWEPEVEHEFSTELPIKLEVSGSYHQLGAFVSAVAALPRIVILDNITMKKQGDGGTLSMAMLAKTYRYKEKPAAKGK
- a CDS encoding AAA family ATPase, with product MVEVRRDAEFAQLQSQLRLRDRLITQIRFSAKLICVNGEAGSGKSSMANSLLESAPFANHALVSAASEQDGRLRRDLLQQLLKDPLFNQDDPLFDSFQRNVKETSAPLIIIIDAAHNVSVDLLNELVEFYQHYNQLYQHDLSLILFAESSSSFNAQLDALSNQVLYFDVPPLNSTESFELASLLFNRAEYVAEFENQQAIEQHIASAKGNPRLIYQFVDQIVTGDIPMAEASAPNRSKLYIVIAVVLCAAVAGLLVQVINDWGGNDQGDDSRIALALMEEPTLANGSSPSQSAANASQQNSPDFAASSSEAETAELPSQDLPKELDIATQSSESELRVVVEDDVVNKLLAEQSQPAEDTELVAQIQDSGNLLAEPEAELSADKAPKEISQEEVPIKVTNVKALLDAKPSKRYTLQLMALNNREKAQQFVSARQWAHDVWVYRSSANPNVPYKIIYGDFATREEAQAARNSLKQQNLDSLIKQFKQVQFELTQ
- a CDS encoding PilN domain-containing protein, encoding MSNINLLPWREEVKTKQKRDFWMALASSAGLTVLALLLVQNYYTGLQDKQTARNQFLEKEIAILDHQIGEIRKIKEQKKSLKERIALIQTLQESRNIPTRIFNNLPLIAPTGVYLDSLAFRDSAINLDGKSEANYRVASLMRNIEQRVWLGTPSIRSIVALPGKQADMELSKFQLNFAVNLGLPSDKKEAK